Proteins found in one Quercus robur chromosome 2, dhQueRobu3.1, whole genome shotgun sequence genomic segment:
- the LOC126715555 gene encoding protein PHYTOCHROME KINASE SUBSTRATE 4 encodes MMEKATVMETSNGSLSQKTYSSRDEDLSVCSYNRPDEAVNSGDHAVDGCTIVDEIGIFDARKYFNESSNIEAEKVSYNSRVSPVKNVNAMNLERNSERFDLSAAPSRFSSASSSVDGYINARNYMARAAATPTASSEASWNSKTGLLSNPPCAIPVSMRNAQKKTSCRWLFCRKCPCTGKKSVQVQEKAHLPAPTPSSSHKHCHSSSTSAMNPKRQTPHKTRSDNMWVNTPSFFPLQMQGQHSVVRASGKPFINTDHSANNFTFPILNPSSSSSSSLKARLPARHESSSISTIQTISKSFTLATSPNKSSIMIDDEEVASDASSDLFEIESFSTTKTTKHRDSQDEIVNAKGSNNYFLYSTRREEPNEIAVAPTDVEWYEASEASIDWSVTTAEGMSVAASELADDDTTIIRCNQKSSKQRSSSSSSSNMNGLSLSSSCQCEKAVSVGPKPVKCLSSTSNSNRRTQQQQGWSASTSKVYI; translated from the coding sequence ATGATGGAAAAAGCAACAGTTATGGAAACCTCTAATGGTAGCTTATCTCAAAAAACATACAGTTCAAGAGACGAGGATTTATCTGTGTGCTCTTATAATAGACCAGATGAAGCCGTTAATAGTGGCGACCATGCAGTTGATGGGTGCACAATAGTTGACGAAATTGGCATTTTCGATGCCCGTAAGTACTTCAATGAATCAAGTAACATAGAGGCTGAGAAAGTAAGCTACAATAGTAGAGTTTCCCCTGTGAAAAATGTCAATGCTATGAATCTGGAACGTAATTCGGAGCGATTTGATCTCTCTGCCGCTCCCAGCAGATTCTCTTCAGCTTCATCCTCTGTGGATGGCTATATTAATGCCAGAAACTACATGGCTCGTGCTGCGGCAACTCCAACAGCTTCATCCGAAGCTAGTTGGAACAGCAAGACTGGTCTCTTGTCCAATCCTCCCTGTGCAATTCCAGTTTCCATGCGCAATGCTCAGAAAAAAACTAGTTGTAGATGGCTTTTCTGCAGAAAATGCCCTTGTACAGGGAAAAAATCTGTTCAAGTCCAAGAAAAAGCCCATCTGCCAGCACCAACACCATCATCATCGCACAAACATTGTCACAGTAGTAGTACAAGTGCTATGAATCCCAAAAGGCAGACCCCCCATAAAACCAGGTCAGATAATATGTGGGTCAACACACCTAGTTTTTTTCCTTTACAAATGCAGGGGCAGCATAGTGTAGTAAGAGCCTCGGGAAAGCCCTTTATTAATACCGATCATAGTGCTAATAACTTCACCTTTCCCATACTAAATccatcgtcatcatcatcgtcgTCACTAAAAGCAAGACTACCAGCTCGTCATGAATCATCATCTATCTCTACTATTCAGACAATTAGTAAGAGTTTTACATTGGCAACCAGTCCcaacaaatcatcaattatgATAGATGATGAAGAAGTGGCAAGCGACGCAAGCTCCGACCTGTTTGAGATAGAGAGcttctcaacaacaaaaacaacgaAGCACAGAGATTCTCAAGACGAGATCGTCAATGCCAAGGGGTCTAATAATTACTTTTTGTATAGTACTAGGCGTGAGGAGCCAAATGAAATTGCAGTTGCACCTACAGATGTAGAGTGGTATGAGGCAAGTGAGGCTAGCATTGATTGGAGTGTTACAACAGCTGAAGGGATGTCAGTTGCCGCATCAGAATTAGCGGATGATGACACAACCATCATCAGGTGCAATCAAAAGAGCAGCAAACaaagatcatcatcatcatcatcatctaatATGAATGGGTTGTCGTTGAGTTCGAGTTGTCAATGCGAGAAGGCAGTGAGCGTGGGACCAAAACCAGTGAAGTGCTTGTCTTCTACTAGTAATAGTAATCGAAGGACACAGCAACAGCAAGGATGGTCTGCCTCTACCAGTAAAGTCTACATTTGA